The following coding sequences lie in one Sporocytophaga myxococcoides DSM 11118 genomic window:
- a CDS encoding SRPBCC family protein, producing the protein MAHPFEIEAVFKAPSQKVWKAITDKDEMKNWYFNLADFKPEPGFEFRFKGGKDPDHQYTHVCKIIEVSAGKKLAYSWTYEGYQGYTIVTLDISEEGVNTRLKLTHEGLETFPDNVPDFARENFAQGWNYIIGTSLKEYLEK; encoded by the coding sequence ATGGCTCACCCATTTGAAATAGAAGCAGTCTTTAAAGCTCCCTCACAGAAAGTCTGGAAAGCAATTACAGACAAGGATGAAATGAAAAACTGGTATTTCAACCTTGCCGACTTTAAACCTGAACCAGGATTTGAATTCAGGTTTAAAGGAGGAAAGGATCCTGATCATCAATACACTCATGTTTGTAAGATCATAGAAGTATCTGCAGGCAAAAAGCTGGCTTATAGCTGGACCTACGAAGGCTATCAAGGATATACAATTGTTACATTAGACATTTCTGAAGAAGGAGTAAATACAAGGCTAAAGCTTACACATGAAGGCCTGGAGACCTTCCCTGATAATGTTCCGGATTTCGCAAGGGAAAACTTTGCACAAGGCTGGAATTACATTATAGGAACATCATTAAAAGAATATTTGGAAAAATAA
- a CDS encoding T9SS type A sorting domain-containing protein — MNIYHYVLKASLLFLMSIQVFGQDCNLPLKVGGFGDRPHLYTGIPDGSNLKAISAGGAHVVAVKEDGTVVAWGSNEYGEIDIPTGLSGVKAVVAGEKHSVALKEDGTVVAWGDNRAGQTTIPNGLQGVKAICSRGSANLALKEDGTVVGWGYSQKGLYFGQLDLPNNLSGVKAISLGAVNGVALKDDGTVVVWGDNGNGQLIIPAEVKNIKAIAGGDYHILAVTQEGNVICWGNANSYLRDATNVKEIVTSPQIMVALTEDGKLIADGLPRISQVPVGLSGVKAVACNYDYTVYLAPVCNASVESADLPNASMEKPYSFKFNATDICNNVNWTIASGSLPLGLELSASGTLSGTPEESIEAQFTLRVKDETCEAQKDFLLKVNGIDNIVNPDFPGLQIYPNPAANFIDIKLTQASDNVSLTFFDSKGNQVLKTDNVSQRIDISSLSSGLYYIQLTSSQKTAHLKLLKN; from the coding sequence ATATACAGGAATTCCTGATGGCTCTAATTTAAAAGCAATTTCAGCCGGAGGCGCTCATGTTGTGGCAGTAAAAGAAGATGGGACAGTAGTGGCATGGGGAAGTAATGAGTATGGAGAAATTGACATTCCAACCGGTCTTTCCGGAGTAAAAGCTGTAGTGGCAGGTGAAAAACATAGTGTAGCTTTAAAAGAAGATGGAACAGTTGTAGCCTGGGGAGACAATCGTGCTGGCCAAACCACAATTCCAAATGGATTACAAGGAGTAAAAGCCATTTGTTCCAGAGGTTCTGCTAACCTGGCTTTAAAAGAAGATGGAACAGTTGTTGGATGGGGCTATTCCCAAAAAGGATTATACTTTGGCCAATTAGATCTTCCTAATAATTTATCAGGAGTAAAAGCAATATCATTAGGCGCTGTAAATGGAGTTGCACTTAAAGATGACGGCACTGTTGTAGTATGGGGAGACAATGGTAACGGCCAGCTCATTATTCCAGCCGAAGTTAAAAATATTAAGGCTATTGCAGGTGGAGATTACCATATTCTGGCAGTAACTCAAGAGGGCAATGTAATTTGCTGGGGAAATGCGAATAGTTATCTAAGAGACGCAACCAATGTAAAGGAAATTGTAACTAGTCCACAGATTATGGTAGCTTTGACCGAAGATGGAAAGTTGATTGCAGATGGATTACCCAGAATATCACAAGTTCCTGTCGGACTTTCCGGAGTTAAGGCAGTAGCATGCAATTATGACTATACAGTATACCTGGCACCGGTCTGCAACGCATCTGTTGAATCAGCGGATCTTCCCAATGCTTCTATGGAAAAGCCCTACTCCTTTAAATTTAATGCAACCGATATCTGTAACAATGTTAACTGGACTATTGCTTCAGGAAGTTTACCTTTAGGTCTTGAGCTGTCTGCGAGTGGTACCCTTTCAGGTACACCTGAAGAATCTATTGAAGCTCAATTTACTTTAAGGGTAAAAGATGAAACCTGTGAAGCTCAAAAAGACTTTCTTTTGAAGGTAAATGGCATAGATAATATTGTAAATCCGGATTTTCCTGGTTTACAAATTTATCCTAACCCTGCAGCGAACTTCATTGATATAAAGCTTACACAAGCTTCTGACAATGTATCTCTGACCTTCTTTGATTCGAAAGGTAACCAGGTTTTAAAAACAGATAACGTATCTCAAAGAATTGATATTTCTTCACTCAGTAGTGGGCTCTACTATATACAACTTACCTCTTCTCAAAAAACAGCACATCTGAAGCTGTTAAAAAACTAA
- a CDS encoding dihydrofolate reductase family protein, which produces MRKLIFQMMISVDGLYEGPNKEIDWHNVDEEFNEYAIDLLNNLDILLFGRITYELMASYWPTSNAINDDPIVAERMNSLSKIVFSKKLKSANWQNTKVVNENINEVVMNLKKEQGKDMAIFGSSDLALTFIKHNLIDEYRIMVNPLVLGKGKRLFEGITNKLNLNLKSAKTFKSGNVMLCYEAF; this is translated from the coding sequence ATGAGAAAACTAATATTTCAGATGATGATTTCTGTGGATGGTCTATATGAAGGTCCAAATAAGGAAATAGACTGGCATAATGTAGATGAAGAATTCAACGAATATGCAATTGACCTTCTTAACAATCTCGATATTTTACTTTTCGGGAGAATTACTTATGAACTGATGGCAAGCTACTGGCCTACCTCAAATGCAATTAACGATGATCCTATTGTGGCCGAAAGAATGAATAGCCTATCTAAAATAGTATTTTCAAAAAAGCTGAAATCCGCAAACTGGCAGAATACCAAAGTTGTAAATGAAAACATCAATGAGGTGGTCATGAACCTGAAAAAAGAACAAGGAAAAGATATGGCTATATTTGGCAGCTCAGACCTTGCCCTTACTTTTATTAAGCATAATCTGATAGATGAATATAGAATAATGGTAAATCCTCTCGTTTTAGGAAAAGGGAAAAGGCTCTTTGAAGGGATCACGAATAAGCTGAATTTAAATCTGAAATCAGCTAAAACATTTAAATCCGGGAATGTCATGCTTTGCTATGAAGCATTCTAA
- a CDS encoding serine O-acetyltransferase — MKNTKVHSFLELLNKTHKAEWEASPSIQGASAWLSDLIEFLFPNNRLNRYSTYEGILKKNQIDLENILLSYLDPKDYDIELAVNAFYEDLDTIYNNLRCDALKIFESDPAATSVNEVVVTYPGFYAIAVYRIANKLSLLGIPILPRVLTELAHGKTGIDIHPNAIIGVPFFIDHGTGIVIGSTAVIGNNVSIYQGVTLGALQVSKQLSNVKRHPTVEDNVIIYARTTILGGNTIIGRGSIIGGSVFLTRSVKAYSNVFNTHQLRIDSKEQVV, encoded by the coding sequence ATGAAAAACACAAAAGTACATTCATTTCTTGAACTACTAAATAAAACCCATAAAGCAGAATGGGAAGCCTCCCCTTCTATACAGGGAGCTTCAGCATGGCTATCGGATTTAATAGAATTTCTATTCCCTAACAATAGACTCAACAGGTATTCCACCTATGAAGGTATTCTTAAAAAGAATCAGATAGACCTGGAGAATATACTGCTCAGCTACCTGGACCCTAAGGATTATGATATAGAACTAGCTGTTAATGCATTCTATGAAGATCTGGACACGATCTATAATAATCTCCGTTGTGATGCACTTAAAATATTTGAAAGTGATCCAGCTGCTACCAGTGTAAACGAAGTTGTTGTGACTTATCCAGGATTTTATGCCATTGCTGTTTATAGAATCGCGAATAAGCTCTCTCTGTTGGGGATTCCGATTTTGCCCCGAGTACTTACAGAGCTTGCTCATGGAAAGACTGGTATAGATATCCATCCAAATGCAATCATTGGTGTTCCATTCTTTATTGATCATGGAACAGGTATCGTTATTGGTTCTACTGCTGTCATTGGGAATAATGTGAGTATTTATCAGGGTGTTACTCTGGGAGCGCTTCAGGTAAGCAAACAATTGTCAAATGTAAAACGACATCCAACTGTTGAGGACAATGTGATCATCTATGCCCGTACTACCATTCTCGGTGGCAATACAATTATCGGTCGTGGCAGTATTATTGGCGGAAGCGTATTTTTAACGAGAAGTGTAAAAGCGTATTCCAATGTATTTAATACTCATCAGCTTCGGATCGATTCAAAAGAACAGGTAGTTTAA
- a CDS encoding DoxX family protein: MKIATIVVRVLLGFMMAFAGAAFLFKLGPQPVLAGPMKTFFEGINASVYLLPLVKVIELVCGLALITGFFAPLATVIIFPVTVNIVLVNVFLAPEQIPMAIAILAANLFLAFVYRKNYESILALR; the protein is encoded by the coding sequence ATGAAAATAGCAACAATTGTAGTACGTGTTCTGCTTGGATTTATGATGGCTTTTGCGGGTGCAGCATTTCTTTTCAAACTTGGACCTCAGCCAGTACTAGCCGGACCGATGAAAACCTTTTTTGAGGGAATTAATGCATCAGTCTACCTGCTTCCGCTGGTAAAGGTCATTGAACTTGTTTGCGGACTTGCACTTATTACCGGTTTTTTCGCGCCATTGGCAACTGTGATCATTTTTCCGGTAACAGTAAATATTGTATTAGTCAATGTATTTCTTGCTCCTGAGCAGATTCCTATGGCAATTGCCATACTTGCGGCAAACCTGTTCTTAGCATTTGTATACAGAAAAAATTACGAATCCATACTTGCTTTAAGATAA
- a CDS encoding methyltransferase family protein: MQKLIPPFLLVVLSFMIIVLHFIIPVMTLFFPPFNYLGVLFILIGLTISCKVANTFKKIGTEIHTFKKPNLLITSGIFQYSRNPIYLSFTLMLLGLGIVMGSLSVHVVVLSYVIISNIWYIPFEERFMEMQFGEAYRVYKGKVRRWI; the protein is encoded by the coding sequence ATGCAAAAATTAATTCCACCTTTTTTACTAGTTGTGTTATCTTTTATGATAATAGTATTACATTTCATAATTCCAGTTATGACCTTATTTTTTCCTCCATTTAACTACCTGGGTGTATTGTTTATTCTTATCGGATTAACCATTTCCTGTAAGGTAGCTAATACATTCAAGAAGATAGGTACGGAGATACATACTTTTAAAAAGCCCAATCTTTTAATTACAAGTGGTATATTTCAATATAGCAGAAATCCTATTTATTTATCGTTTACGCTTATGCTTCTTGGTTTGGGAATAGTTATGGGTTCATTGTCAGTACATGTAGTCGTACTATCTTACGTTATAATATCAAATATATGGTATATTCCATTTGAGGAAAGGTTTATGGAAATGCAATTTGGTGAAGCCTACAGAGTGTATAAGGGAAAAGTCAGGAGATGGATATGA
- a CDS encoding MATE family efflux transporter, which produces MITLNNSRKVFAIIKQSLNGEHQDFTSGNISKAVVLLAIPMILELSLESVFAVVDMFFVSKLGKNAIATVGLTESFITLIYSLAIGLSTAATAIVARRIGEKNLEAAAHSGAQSILISTIITIPITIAGIFYAKEILALMGADKDVIAEGAIFTQIMLGGSLAIMLLFLINGIFRGAGDASMAMKSLWIASFTNIVLCPILIYFWGLKGAAIATVIGRSSGVLYQVYHLMKGNGIIKFCKEHFDFDKEIIKSLTNVAWPATFQFLIASGSWIVITRLVAELDGTAASAGYQIAFRNFVFFILPAWGLSNAAATLVGQNLGAKEFERAEQSVLIATKYNSIFTGLVMILFLFFSEPIVRFFSTDEQVIKYGVESLQIIGGGYIFYGIGMVMTSALNGAGDTKIPTIINIICFWVFQIPFAYFLAKGLDMKSAGAIIAVPVAQALIALLSWYYFNKGRWKEIKV; this is translated from the coding sequence ATGATTACATTAAATAACTCACGCAAAGTATTTGCTATCATAAAGCAATCTTTGAACGGAGAACATCAGGATTTCACATCCGGAAATATTTCTAAAGCTGTTGTACTATTAGCTATTCCAATGATACTAGAGCTTAGTCTGGAAAGCGTATTTGCTGTAGTAGACATGTTTTTTGTAAGTAAACTAGGTAAAAACGCAATAGCAACAGTTGGTTTAACTGAATCTTTTATCACGCTTATTTACTCATTAGCGATAGGTCTAAGCACTGCGGCTACTGCTATTGTTGCAAGAAGGATCGGCGAAAAAAATCTTGAAGCAGCTGCACATTCCGGGGCTCAATCGATATTAATTTCCACAATCATTACCATTCCTATAACCATTGCAGGTATTTTTTATGCAAAAGAAATACTTGCACTTATGGGAGCTGATAAAGACGTAATAGCTGAAGGGGCCATATTCACTCAGATTATGCTGGGAGGAAGTCTCGCCATCATGTTATTATTTCTCATCAACGGAATTTTCCGGGGAGCTGGTGATGCATCAATGGCAATGAAAAGCCTTTGGATTGCCAGTTTCACTAATATCGTCCTCTGCCCTATTTTGATATACTTCTGGGGATTAAAAGGTGCAGCTATTGCAACTGTAATAGGAAGAAGCAGTGGAGTATTGTATCAGGTATATCACCTGATGAAGGGAAACGGAATAATAAAGTTTTGCAAAGAACACTTTGATTTTGACAAGGAAATTATAAAATCATTGACCAATGTTGCTTGGCCTGCCACATTTCAGTTCCTTATAGCAAGCGGAAGCTGGATCGTTATCACAAGACTGGTGGCAGAGCTGGATGGCACTGCTGCATCTGCCGGCTACCAGATTGCTTTCCGTAACTTTGTTTTCTTTATTTTGCCTGCATGGGGACTTAGCAATGCTGCTGCAACCCTTGTGGGACAAAATCTTGGAGCAAAGGAATTTGAAAGAGCTGAACAAAGTGTACTTATTGCTACAAAGTACAACAGTATTTTCACAGGATTGGTTATGATCTTATTTTTGTTCTTCTCTGAACCTATTGTAAGATTTTTCAGTACCGATGAACAAGTAATAAAATACGGAGTCGAGTCGTTGCAAATTATTGGAGGAGGTTATATATTCTACGGAATCGGAATGGTTATGACATCAGCCTTAAATGGAGCTGGTGATACGAAGATACCAACTATCATCAACATCATTTGCTTTTGGGTATTTCAGATTCCCTTCGCCTATTTTCTTGCGAAAGGATTAGATATGAAATCTGCAGGAGCAATCATCGCGGTTCCGGTAGCACAAGCTCTTATAGCCCTTCTTTCCTGGTATTACTTTAACAAGGGAAGATGGAAAGAGATAAAAGTTTAA
- a CDS encoding MepB family protein, which produces MSKNQNNIYNMHTSKNLPEDLFIAQEHIYNLCGFKCSSLQVEPESAEYGACQLTINKNQIIFRIAKTTPTKSGQFVTIWKRIGNGPIQPYDFSDDFDLIVISTRKDNLLGQFVFPKSILLTKGIISGNNKDGKRGIRVYPPWEPVTSKQAEKTQAWQLQYFLWIQGGPNVDVERAVKLYQKGANL; this is translated from the coding sequence ATGAGCAAAAATCAAAATAATATATACAACATGCACACATCGAAGAACCTGCCTGAAGACCTTTTTATTGCTCAGGAACATATCTACAATCTTTGTGGCTTCAAATGCTCCTCTCTACAGGTTGAACCTGAAAGTGCTGAATACGGGGCCTGTCAATTAACCATTAATAAAAATCAAATCATCTTCCGAATAGCCAAAACAACACCAACCAAAAGCGGGCAATTTGTTACTATATGGAAAAGGATTGGCAATGGGCCTATACAGCCATATGATTTTTCTGATGACTTTGATTTAATTGTTATAAGCACCAGAAAAGACAATCTCCTGGGGCAATTTGTATTTCCCAAATCAATCTTATTGACAAAAGGAATAATTTCAGGAAATAATAAAGACGGAAAAAGAGGGATCAGAGTATACCCACCATGGGAACCTGTTACAAGTAAGCAAGCTGAAAAAACACAAGCATGGCAGTTGCAATATTTCCTCTGGATTCAAGGTGGCCCAAATGTTGATGTAGAAAGAGCCGTCAAGTTATACCAAAAAGGGGCAAATCTTTAA
- a CDS encoding DUF2911 domain-containing protein, translating to MKMNQLLKVFSFILFGILFSTSAFAQKPTENRASPLDSVSGKVGKANISIKYSSPSVKGRKVWGSLVPYDQVWRAGANEATVFKTDQPITIDGKTLPAGSYSFFVIPSEKGDWTAIFNKTSNQWGAYKYDEKQDALRTHVKVRKTTSPNERLVYKITPTGFSLIWENTEIPVAIK from the coding sequence ATGAAAATGAATCAGTTACTAAAAGTTTTTTCCTTTATTCTTTTCGGAATATTATTTTCGACCAGTGCATTTGCACAAAAGCCAACTGAAAATCGTGCAAGTCCTCTTGACAGTGTTAGTGGAAAAGTCGGAAAAGCTAACATTTCCATTAAATATAGCAGTCCTTCAGTAAAAGGCAGAAAGGTCTGGGGAAGTCTTGTTCCTTATGATCAGGTATGGAGGGCAGGAGCAAATGAAGCTACCGTATTTAAAACCGATCAACCTATAACCATTGACGGTAAAACACTTCCTGCAGGAAGTTACTCCTTCTTTGTTATTCCATCAGAAAAAGGTGACTGGACGGCAATCTTCAATAAAACCAGTAACCAATGGGGAGCTTATAAATATGATGAAAAACAGGATGCCCTTAGAACTCATGTAAAGGTTCGTAAAACAACATCCCCCAATGAACGTTTGGTTTATAAAATAACTCCAACAGGCTTTTCATTGATTTGGGAAAATACTGAAATCCCTGTTGCCATAAAATAA
- a CDS encoding family 2A encapsulin nanocompartment cargo protein cysteine desulfurase, protein MSTTTNPNLFPDERSLEKLANEFFAALPGGIPNDFLQSLQAKDPLVPKETHFDLTNPQTSLPDPHFPEKTGIPKSVAGSGISPTAVDKTAPIDLQQSFNNSPDPYLSGNGLSPKSVAGSGISPSLSKQNPEALISNHAQTNNSPFNSSYPFQSGKLQDPKSALNFLPFEQEQPFETELKEALKGINLSLPKQQLPSDFSSISNSSYYFISVNEPLPFSKGSENVISPNKGITNLTSPPFDVNIVRQDFPILKERVNGKPLIWLDNAATTQKPQSVIDRIAHFYQHENSNIHRAAHELAARATDAYEAARQKVQFFLNASSPDEIIFVRGATEAINLVAKSWGEQNLNAGDEIVVSHLEHHANIVPWQQLAERKGLKLKVIPVDEDGQVILSEYAKLLGPKTKLVSFTQVSNALGTVTPAKQIVEMAHLAGAKVLVDGAQSVSHMKVDVQSLNCDWFVFSGHKVFGPTGIGVVYGKQALLNETQPWQGGGNMIMDVTFEHTTYHNAPARFEAGTGNIADAVGLGAAIDYVTRIGMDLIYQYEHYLLVYATRLLKEVPGLRLIGTAPDKASVLSFVLEGYRTEEVGKALNQEGIAVRSGHHCAQPILRRFGVEATVRPSLAFYNTCGEIDTLVATLHKLRSAKPISLR, encoded by the coding sequence ATGAGTACAACTACTAATCCAAATCTATTTCCTGACGAACGCAGTTTGGAGAAATTAGCCAATGAATTCTTTGCCGCTCTGCCGGGTGGAATTCCTAATGATTTTCTCCAATCGCTGCAAGCAAAGGATCCTTTGGTTCCTAAGGAAACTCATTTTGACCTGACTAATCCTCAGACGAGTCTTCCGGATCCTCATTTTCCTGAAAAAACAGGGATACCAAAGTCTGTAGCGGGAAGCGGAATATCTCCGACAGCAGTTGATAAAACTGCTCCGATAGATCTTCAGCAGTCATTCAATAATTCTCCTGATCCATACTTGTCGGGCAATGGATTAAGCCCTAAGTCTGTCGCAGGAAGTGGAATATCTCCTTCCCTGTCAAAACAAAATCCGGAGGCCCTGATAAGCAATCACGCTCAAACTAATAATAGTCCATTTAATTCTTCTTATCCTTTTCAAAGCGGAAAACTTCAGGATCCAAAGAGCGCTTTAAATTTTCTACCTTTTGAACAGGAACAACCATTTGAAACGGAGTTAAAAGAAGCGTTAAAAGGTATAAACCTATCGCTTCCTAAGCAACAATTGCCAAGCGACTTTTCTTCGATCAGCAATAGTTCTTATTACTTTATTTCAGTCAATGAGCCTTTACCTTTTTCTAAAGGTTCAGAGAATGTCATATCTCCGAACAAAGGTATAACAAACCTGACTAGTCCTCCTTTTGATGTAAACATTGTAAGACAGGACTTCCCTATTTTAAAAGAAAGGGTCAACGGAAAGCCCTTGATATGGCTGGATAATGCTGCAACAACGCAAAAGCCACAATCGGTAATAGACAGAATTGCTCATTTCTATCAGCACGAGAATTCCAACATTCACAGAGCTGCTCACGAACTTGCAGCACGTGCTACAGATGCCTATGAAGCAGCCCGTCAAAAGGTACAATTCTTTCTAAATGCCTCCTCTCCTGATGAAATCATCTTTGTGAGAGGAGCTACGGAAGCAATTAACCTTGTGGCAAAAAGTTGGGGTGAACAAAACTTAAATGCCGGTGATGAGATAGTTGTAAGTCATCTTGAACACCATGCCAACATAGTTCCGTGGCAGCAGCTTGCAGAGCGAAAAGGACTTAAGCTTAAAGTAATTCCAGTAGACGAAGACGGACAGGTAATCTTAAGTGAATATGCCAAATTGCTTGGACCTAAAACAAAGCTAGTCTCCTTTACTCAGGTATCCAATGCACTTGGTACTGTCACTCCTGCCAAGCAAATTGTAGAAATGGCACATCTTGCAGGTGCTAAAGTACTGGTAGACGGAGCGCAGTCTGTTTCTCACATGAAAGTTGATGTGCAGTCACTTAACTGTGACTGGTTTGTCTTCTCCGGCCATAAAGTATTCGGTCCTACCGGTATAGGTGTTGTTTATGGCAAACAGGCCCTGCTCAATGAAACGCAACCATGGCAAGGTGGAGGAAATATGATCATGGATGTTACCTTTGAACATACTACCTATCACAATGCACCGGCAAGATTTGAAGCAGGTACTGGGAACATAGCAGATGCAGTAGGTTTAGGGGCAGCTATTGACTACGTCACCAGGATTGGCATGGATCTAATATATCAGTATGAGCATTACCTTTTGGTCTATGCTACGAGATTACTTAAGGAAGTTCCAGGATTAAGACTTATAGGAACCGCACCAGACAAAGCCAGTGTGCTCTCTTTTGTTCTGGAAGGATACCGTACTGAAGAAGTCGGTAAAGCTTTAAATCAGGAAGGAATCGCTGTTAGATCAGGACACCACTGCGCACAACCTATACTCAGAAGATTTGGAGTAGAGGCTACAGTAAGACCTTCACTGGCATTTTATAACACTTGTGGAGAAATCGATACTCTGGTAGCAACGCTACATAAATTACGTAGTGCTAAGCCAATATCCCTGAGATAA
- a CDS encoding VOC family protein, producing the protein MAVIHSYLTFNGTCEEAFNFYKSVFGGEFPSVMRFKDVPSEHPLPEDAKEQIMHMTLPIGKNSILMGSDSPEVFGGDPVVPGNNFSVAVIAESEEEARRLFEGLSAGGKVTMPLEKAFWGAYFGMLTDKFGIHWMVNCDLENKN; encoded by the coding sequence ATGGCTGTAATACATTCTTATCTGACCTTTAATGGAACATGTGAAGAAGCATTCAATTTTTACAAGTCTGTTTTTGGAGGAGAATTCCCTTCTGTGATGAGATTCAAGGACGTACCATCTGAACATCCGTTGCCGGAAGACGCTAAAGAACAAATTATGCATATGACTTTACCAATTGGGAAAAATAGTATTCTTATGGGAAGTGATAGTCCTGAAGTATTCGGAGGAGATCCAGTGGTTCCCGGTAATAACTTCTCTGTGGCTGTAATTGCTGAAAGCGAAGAAGAAGCAAGAAGATTATTTGAAGGATTATCTGCGGGAGGAAAAGTTACCATGCCTCTTGAAAAGGCCTTTTGGGGAGCTTATTTTGGTATGCTAACAGACAAGTTCGGAATACACTGGATGGTCAACTGTGACCTGGAAAATAAGAACTAA
- a CDS encoding family 2A encapsulin nanocompartment shell protein yields MSEEKIPQTALGDVAARQLAIATRTVPQLATITPRWLTHLLNWIPVESGIYRVNKVRDANSVQVDCSARDERELPSTFVDYIEDPREYLLSAVNTVLDVHTRVSDLYSRPYNQISEQLRLAIETIKERQESELINNKEYGLLSSIAPCQRILPRKGPPTPDDLDELITKVWKEPGFFLLHPLAIAAFGRECTRRGVPPPTVSLFGSQFITWRGIPLIPSNKVPIENGKTKILLIRTGESRQGVVGLYQPNLPGEQTPGLSVRFMGINDKAIASYLVSLYCSLAVLVDDAIAVLDDVEIGNYYEYNY; encoded by the coding sequence ATGTCTGAGGAAAAAATTCCACAAACCGCATTAGGTGACGTGGCAGCAAGGCAGTTGGCCATTGCTACACGTACAGTGCCACAATTAGCTACCATTACCCCACGCTGGTTAACTCATTTGCTAAACTGGATACCGGTAGAATCGGGTATTTACAGAGTCAACAAAGTAAGAGATGCTAACAGCGTACAAGTAGATTGCTCTGCAAGAGACGAACGTGAACTTCCTTCAACTTTTGTTGATTACATTGAAGATCCAAGAGAATATCTTTTGAGTGCTGTAAATACTGTACTTGACGTACACACCCGTGTTTCTGACCTTTACAGCAGACCATACAACCAGATCAGCGAACAGCTAAGACTTGCCATTGAAACCATCAAGGAAAGACAAGAAAGCGAACTGATCAATAACAAAGAGTATGGCTTACTCAGCAGCATCGCTCCATGTCAGAGGATATTACCAAGAAAAGGACCTCCAACTCCAGATGATCTGGATGAACTTATTACGAAAGTATGGAAAGAGCCAGGGTTCTTCTTACTTCACCCATTAGCCATTGCAGCCTTTGGTCGTGAGTGTACAAGAAGAGGCGTTCCCCCGCCAACTGTTTCCCTTTTCGGCTCTCAGTTTATAACCTGGAGAGGTATTCCACTTATTCCTTCAAACAAGGTTCCGATTGAAAATGGGAAAACCAAAATACTTCTGATCAGAACCGGAGAAAGTCGTCAGGGTGTTGTAGGTCTTTATCAGCCTAACCTTCCAGGGGAACAAACCCCAGGTCTTTCAGTAAGATTTATGGGAATAAATGATAAAGCAATTGCATCTTATCTGGTTTCTCTTTATTGCTCATTAGCTGTATTGGTAGATGATGCTATTGCAGTACTTGATGATGTAGAAATCGGAAACTATTATGAGTACAACTACTAA